From a single Lusitaniella coriacea LEGE 07157 genomic region:
- a CDS encoding FkbM family methyltransferase: protein MQVPKIISLRLHNFCSDLINADSIVVDLGANRGAFSQEISQRFGCKCYAVEASPELFSIIPTNNLIQKFNYVIHSRNAPVQFHTSTNEESGSIQELPQDLAEDVVRVEGITLDRFLTDNNIEQVDLLKIDIEGAEIELFKSANDESLKKIKQIAVEFHDFLEYFSLKQDIDAIEKRMKSLGFYYIVFSFFSHADVLFINKETSGISYGGYLYLNYFDKYLRGIYRGIKWRWRVLTQQNSPELS, encoded by the coding sequence GTGCAAGTTCCTAAAATCATCTCCCTTAGATTGCATAATTTCTGTAGCGATTTGATTAATGCCGACTCAATTGTGGTCGATTTGGGTGCAAATCGAGGCGCTTTTTCCCAAGAAATCAGTCAGAGATTTGGCTGTAAGTGTTATGCCGTTGAAGCATCCCCTGAATTATTTTCTATAATTCCAACAAACAACCTCATTCAAAAATTCAACTACGTCATTCACAGCCGAAATGCACCCGTTCAATTTCACACATCTACCAATGAAGAGTCAGGCAGCATTCAAGAATTACCCCAAGATTTAGCGGAGGATGTTGTTCGGGTTGAAGGAATCACTTTGGATCGATTTTTAACAGATAATAACATCGAACAAGTCGATTTGTTGAAAATAGATATTGAAGGTGCAGAAATCGAACTTTTTAAGTCTGCTAATGATGAGTCTTTGAAAAAAATCAAGCAGATTGCCGTGGAATTCCACGATTTCCTTGAATATTTTAGTTTAAAACAGGATATTGATGCGATCGAGAAAAGGATGAAATCTTTGGGATTCTACTACATTGTTTTTTCATTTTTTTCTCATGCAGATGTGCTTTTTATCAATAAAGAAACATCGGGTATTTCCTATGGGGGATACCTTTATCTCAATTATTTCGATAAATACCTTAGAGGAATTTACAGGGGTATAAAATGGCGCTGGCGAGTGCTAACACAACAGAATAGCCCTGAGCTTTCTTGA